In Girardinichthys multiradiatus isolate DD_20200921_A chromosome 18, DD_fGirMul_XY1, whole genome shotgun sequence, a single window of DNA contains:
- the LOC124884200 gene encoding zinc finger protein OZF-like isoform X1 has product MWTQRIKRRLEATAEQRHETLDHSSDPDRRLHRPEAQVGTKYLLVSGKTDERDCSLWNIVASDWNSVPPMAVEIPADVQQSMLIKKEAPEEHTPAAAQQLVHIKEEQEELGIGVEEEKLNRKDEVTAVLIKSEDYEETPQLLQLHHHQVMDRDVPSSSSANQMKAETEEGFHGGAQFSRNPNTDTPIETSSSSETEVSNDDEEDNSNHLQKPFFCDFCAKRFKLRTDLNRHIRVHTGEKPFCCDVCGQNFRLKIHLDTHMTIHTGEKPFGCDVCGQVFSRKSHVSTHMRIHTGEKPFGCDVCGQTFSHKTNLNTHMKTHTGDKPFRCHVCAQRFSQKINLNTHMRIHAGEKLFGCDVCGQRFSRKAHLNTHRRTHTGDKPFGCDVCGQTFSHKTNLNTHRRIHTGEKPFGCDFCGQRFSQKINLNTHMRIHTGEKPFGCDVCGQTFNHKTTLNTHMRVHTGEKPFGCGTCGQTFSHKSSLKTHQRAHTGGNQCQGNISAERFNK; this is encoded by the exons AAGCTCAGGTTGGGACAAAATATCTGTTGGTGTCAGGAAAAACTGATGAGAGGGACTGCAGCCTGTGGAACATCGTTG CGTCAGACTGGAACTCTGTCCCCCCCATGGCTGTTG AGATTCCTGCAGATGTTCAACAGAGCATGCTAATCAAAAAAGAAGCTCCTGAAGAACATACCCCTGCTGCAGCCCAGCAATTAGTCCACATCAAGGAAGAACAGGAGGAACTTGGGATCGGTGTGGAAGAAGAAAAGCTCAATAGGAAGGACGAAGTCACTGCAGTTCTCATTAAGAGTGAGGATTATGAAGAGACTCCTCAGCTCTTACAGCTTCATCATCACCAAGTGATGGACAGAGATGTTCCATCCAGCAGCTCAGCAAACCAGATGAAAGCAGAAACTGAGGAAGGGTTCCATGGAGGAGCACAATTCTCCAGGAACCCAAATACAGACACTCCTATAGAAACGTCGTCCTCTTCAGAGACTGAAGTCAGTaatgatgatgaagaggataACTCGAACCATTTGCAAAAAccatttttttgtgatttttgtgcaAAACGATTTAAACTTAGGACAGATTTAAACAGGCACATAAGagtccacactggagagaaaccgttttgctgtgatgtttgtggacaaAACTTTCGGTTAAAAATACATCTTGACACACACATGACAATCCACACGGGAGAGAAACCATTTGGCTGTGATGTTTGTGGTCAGGTATTTAGCCGGAAGTCGCATGTAAGCACCCACATGAGAATACACACTGGTGAGAAACCGTTTggatgtgatgtttgtggacagACTTTTAGCCATAAGACCaacttaaacacacacatgaaaactcacacaggagacaaacccttcagGTGTCATGTCTGTGCACAAAGATTTAGTCAAAAGATCAATTTGAACACGCACATGAGAATCCATGCAGGCGAGAAACTGTTTGGTTGTGACGTTTGTGGACAAAGGTTCAGTCGAAAGGCACATTTAAATACACACCggagaacccacacaggagacaaaccgtTTGGCTGTGACGTTTGTGGACAAACATTTAGCCACAAGACCAACTTAAACACTCATCGGCGAATCCATACAGGAGAGAAACCGTTTGGCTGTGACTTCTGTGGACAGAGATTCAGCCAAAAGatcaatttaaacacacacatgagaatccacacaggagagaaaccgTTTGGCTGTGACGTCTGTGGACAGACATTTAACCACAAGACGaccttaaacacacacatgagggTCCACACAGGGGAGAAACCGTTTGGGTGTGGTACCTGTGGACAAACCTTTAGCCATAAGAGCAGTTTAAAAACACACCAGCGAGCCCACACAGGGGGTAACCAATGTCAGGGAAATATTTCTGCAGAAAGATTTAACAAATAG
- the LOC124884200 gene encoding zinc finger protein OZF-like isoform X2: MWTQRIKRRLEATAEQRHETLDHSSDPDRRLHRPEAQVGTKYLLVSGKTDERDCSLWNIVEIPADVQQSMLIKKEAPEEHTPAAAQQLVHIKEEQEELGIGVEEEKLNRKDEVTAVLIKSEDYEETPQLLQLHHHQVMDRDVPSSSSANQMKAETEEGFHGGAQFSRNPNTDTPIETSSSSETEVSNDDEEDNSNHLQKPFFCDFCAKRFKLRTDLNRHIRVHTGEKPFCCDVCGQNFRLKIHLDTHMTIHTGEKPFGCDVCGQVFSRKSHVSTHMRIHTGEKPFGCDVCGQTFSHKTNLNTHMKTHTGDKPFRCHVCAQRFSQKINLNTHMRIHAGEKLFGCDVCGQRFSRKAHLNTHRRTHTGDKPFGCDVCGQTFSHKTNLNTHRRIHTGEKPFGCDFCGQRFSQKINLNTHMRIHTGEKPFGCDVCGQTFNHKTTLNTHMRVHTGEKPFGCGTCGQTFSHKSSLKTHQRAHTGGNQCQGNISAERFNK, from the exons AAGCTCAGGTTGGGACAAAATATCTGTTGGTGTCAGGAAAAACTGATGAGAGGGACTGCAGCCTGTGGAACATCGTTG AGATTCCTGCAGATGTTCAACAGAGCATGCTAATCAAAAAAGAAGCTCCTGAAGAACATACCCCTGCTGCAGCCCAGCAATTAGTCCACATCAAGGAAGAACAGGAGGAACTTGGGATCGGTGTGGAAGAAGAAAAGCTCAATAGGAAGGACGAAGTCACTGCAGTTCTCATTAAGAGTGAGGATTATGAAGAGACTCCTCAGCTCTTACAGCTTCATCATCACCAAGTGATGGACAGAGATGTTCCATCCAGCAGCTCAGCAAACCAGATGAAAGCAGAAACTGAGGAAGGGTTCCATGGAGGAGCACAATTCTCCAGGAACCCAAATACAGACACTCCTATAGAAACGTCGTCCTCTTCAGAGACTGAAGTCAGTaatgatgatgaagaggataACTCGAACCATTTGCAAAAAccatttttttgtgatttttgtgcaAAACGATTTAAACTTAGGACAGATTTAAACAGGCACATAAGagtccacactggagagaaaccgttttgctgtgatgtttgtggacaaAACTTTCGGTTAAAAATACATCTTGACACACACATGACAATCCACACGGGAGAGAAACCATTTGGCTGTGATGTTTGTGGTCAGGTATTTAGCCGGAAGTCGCATGTAAGCACCCACATGAGAATACACACTGGTGAGAAACCGTTTggatgtgatgtttgtggacagACTTTTAGCCATAAGACCaacttaaacacacacatgaaaactcacacaggagacaaacccttcagGTGTCATGTCTGTGCACAAAGATTTAGTCAAAAGATCAATTTGAACACGCACATGAGAATCCATGCAGGCGAGAAACTGTTTGGTTGTGACGTTTGTGGACAAAGGTTCAGTCGAAAGGCACATTTAAATACACACCggagaacccacacaggagacaaaccgtTTGGCTGTGACGTTTGTGGACAAACATTTAGCCACAAGACCAACTTAAACACTCATCGGCGAATCCATACAGGAGAGAAACCGTTTGGCTGTGACTTCTGTGGACAGAGATTCAGCCAAAAGatcaatttaaacacacacatgagaatccacacaggagagaaaccgTTTGGCTGTGACGTCTGTGGACAGACATTTAACCACAAGACGaccttaaacacacacatgagggTCCACACAGGGGAGAAACCGTTTGGGTGTGGTACCTGTGGACAAACCTTTAGCCATAAGAGCAGTTTAAAAACACACCAGCGAGCCCACACAGGGGGTAACCAATGTCAGGGAAATATTTCTGCAGAAAGATTTAACAAATAG
- the LOC124884200 gene encoding zinc finger protein OZF-like isoform X3, with protein sequence MAVEIPADVQQSMLIKKEAPEEHTPAAAQQLVHIKEEQEELGIGVEEEKLNRKDEVTAVLIKSEDYEETPQLLQLHHHQVMDRDVPSSSSANQMKAETEEGFHGGAQFSRNPNTDTPIETSSSSETEVSNDDEEDNSNHLQKPFFCDFCAKRFKLRTDLNRHIRVHTGEKPFCCDVCGQNFRLKIHLDTHMTIHTGEKPFGCDVCGQVFSRKSHVSTHMRIHTGEKPFGCDVCGQTFSHKTNLNTHMKTHTGDKPFRCHVCAQRFSQKINLNTHMRIHAGEKLFGCDVCGQRFSRKAHLNTHRRTHTGDKPFGCDVCGQTFSHKTNLNTHRRIHTGEKPFGCDFCGQRFSQKINLNTHMRIHTGEKPFGCDVCGQTFNHKTTLNTHMRVHTGEKPFGCGTCGQTFSHKSSLKTHQRAHTGGNQCQGNISAERFNK encoded by the exons ATGGCTGTTG AGATTCCTGCAGATGTTCAACAGAGCATGCTAATCAAAAAAGAAGCTCCTGAAGAACATACCCCTGCTGCAGCCCAGCAATTAGTCCACATCAAGGAAGAACAGGAGGAACTTGGGATCGGTGTGGAAGAAGAAAAGCTCAATAGGAAGGACGAAGTCACTGCAGTTCTCATTAAGAGTGAGGATTATGAAGAGACTCCTCAGCTCTTACAGCTTCATCATCACCAAGTGATGGACAGAGATGTTCCATCCAGCAGCTCAGCAAACCAGATGAAAGCAGAAACTGAGGAAGGGTTCCATGGAGGAGCACAATTCTCCAGGAACCCAAATACAGACACTCCTATAGAAACGTCGTCCTCTTCAGAGACTGAAGTCAGTaatgatgatgaagaggataACTCGAACCATTTGCAAAAAccatttttttgtgatttttgtgcaAAACGATTTAAACTTAGGACAGATTTAAACAGGCACATAAGagtccacactggagagaaaccgttttgctgtgatgtttgtggacaaAACTTTCGGTTAAAAATACATCTTGACACACACATGACAATCCACACGGGAGAGAAACCATTTGGCTGTGATGTTTGTGGTCAGGTATTTAGCCGGAAGTCGCATGTAAGCACCCACATGAGAATACACACTGGTGAGAAACCGTTTggatgtgatgtttgtggacagACTTTTAGCCATAAGACCaacttaaacacacacatgaaaactcacacaggagacaaacccttcagGTGTCATGTCTGTGCACAAAGATTTAGTCAAAAGATCAATTTGAACACGCACATGAGAATCCATGCAGGCGAGAAACTGTTTGGTTGTGACGTTTGTGGACAAAGGTTCAGTCGAAAGGCACATTTAAATACACACCggagaacccacacaggagacaaaccgtTTGGCTGTGACGTTTGTGGACAAACATTTAGCCACAAGACCAACTTAAACACTCATCGGCGAATCCATACAGGAGAGAAACCGTTTGGCTGTGACTTCTGTGGACAGAGATTCAGCCAAAAGatcaatttaaacacacacatgagaatccacacaggagagaaaccgTTTGGCTGTGACGTCTGTGGACAGACATTTAACCACAAGACGaccttaaacacacacatgagggTCCACACAGGGGAGAAACCGTTTGGGTGTGGTACCTGTGGACAAACCTTTAGCCATAAGAGCAGTTTAAAAACACACCAGCGAGCCCACACAGGGGGTAACCAATGTCAGGGAAATATTTCTGCAGAAAGATTTAACAAATAG